Proteins co-encoded in one Leptodactylus fuscus isolate aLepFus1 chromosome 4, aLepFus1.hap2, whole genome shotgun sequence genomic window:
- the ZNF622 gene encoding cytoplasmic 60S subunit biogenesis factor ZNF622 — MASYTCITCRVAFADPDMQRAHYKTDWHRYNLKRKVADMPPVTAENFQERVLAQRAVVEEQSKETATYCTACSKRFSTFNAYENHLKSKKHLDLEKKAAEAITKKVEMLNEKNLEKGMKTENVDKDAMNAAIQQVVKAQPSSSPKKKASIVHEREPGKQEEARARPDKPPRLLWYEQQAKKLAASEDTAESAEEEEDWEDVDSDEEEIDSDEEMEEVNGADEASCAPAAEDAASPIGAIPITDCLFCLHHSRSLVKNVAHMTKVHSFFIPDIEYLMDLEGLIRYLGEKVGVGKICLWCNERGKSFYTTESVQAHMNDKSHCKLFADGDAALEFADFYDFRSSYPDHKEGEDVEMCDQELPHEKSLEYDEETMELVLPSGARIGHRSLMKYYKQKFGLSRAVVLAKNQKVVGRVLQQYKALGWTGGTGGSLQHGRDMQYVQKMKSKWILKTGMSNNATKQMYFRPQVRF; from the exons atggcttcttACACCTGCATTACATGCCGAGTAGCTTTTGCTGATCCTGATATGCAGAGAGCCCACTATAAGACTGACTGGCACCGATATAACCTGAAGAGGAAGGTGGCAGACATGCCTCCAGTAACAGCAGAGAATTTCCAAGAACGTGTTCTGGCCCAAAGAGCTGTAGTGGAGGAGCAGAGCAAGGAAACTGCCACCTATTGTACTGCTTGCAGCAAGAGGTTCTCCACATTCAATGCTTATGAAAACCACCTCAAATCCAAAAAACACTTGGACCTAGAGAAGAAGGCAGCTGAAGCCATTACAAAGAAGGTTGAGATGCTAAATGAGAAGAATTTAGAGAAAGGCATGAAGACAGAGAATGTTGATAAAGACGCCATGAATGCAGCTATTCAGCAGGTTGTCAAAGCACAGCCATCCTCCTCACCCAAAAAGAAAGCTAGCATCGTTCACGAAAGAGAGCCTGGCAAGCAAGAAGAGGCCAGGGCAAGGCCTGACAAGCCACCCAGATTGTTGTGGTATGAACAACAAGCCAAGAAACTGGCAGCTTCAGAAGATACTGCAGAATCTGCAGAAGAGGAAGAAG aTTGGGAAGACGTGGATTCAGATGAAGAGGAAATAGACAGCGATGAGGAGATGGAGGAAGTTAATGGAGCTGATGAAGCCAGTTGTGCACCAGCAGCTGAAGACGCCGCTTCTCCTATTGGAGCCATCCCTATCACGGACTGCTTGTTCTGCCTACATCATTCCCGCTCTCTAGTAAAGAATGTTGCCCATATGACGAAAGTCCATAGCTTCTTTATTCCAGACATTGAATATCTCATGGATCTTGAGGGTCTCATTCGTTACTTAG GTGAGAAGGTTGGTGTAGGGAAGATATGTCTCTGGTGTAATGAAAGGGGAAAATCCTTTTACACAACAGAATCCGTACAAGCTCACATGAATGACAAGAGCCACTGCAAGCTCTTCGCTGATGGTGATGCTGCTCTGGAGTTTGCAGACTTTTATGATTTCAG GTCTAGTTACCCAGATCACAAAGAAGGTGAAGATGTAGAAATGTGTGATCAAGAACTTCCTCATGAGAAATCTTTAGAATATGATGAGGAGACAATGGAATTGGTCCTGCCATCAG gtgccaggATTGGTCATCGCTCACTAATGAAATACTACAAACAGAAATTTGGTTTGTCCAGAGCTGTGGTCTTAGCCAAAAACCAAAAAGTTGTTGGCAGGGTTTTACAGCAGTACAAAGCCTTGGGCTGGACTGGGGGCACTG GTGGCAGTCTTCAGCATGGGCGTGACATGCAGTATGTGCAGAAAATGAAGTCTAAATGGATTCTAAAAACAGGGATGAGCAATAATGCTACAAAGCAGATGTACTTCAGGCCCCAAGTTCGATTTTGA